In Stigmatella aurantiaca, one genomic interval encodes:
- a CDS encoding CHAT domain-containing tetratricopeptide repeat protein produces MTVALLCCSAGAAAGEGTPADARLQESQTAYDGAKALQAAGKYAEAAVQAARALVLREALLGGQHPETASSLNLLGELHQVQGDFARAEPLLQRGLAIREAAFGKHHLSVAQSLNALATLYKVQGFYDRAAPLCERGLAIREAALGKNHLDVAQSLNTLANLFRAQGMYGRAEPLYVRAIAIREEILGGSHPATAALLNNLASLYFEQGMYGRAGPLYERALAVAEEALGKHHLTTGQFLNNLANVYKSQGLYSQAELLYARALAIMEETFGANHLNVAQALSNLASLFWEQGMYGRAEPLCQRALAVAEAALGKNHPEVAASLNILASIYREQGRYGRAESLFERSLAIQEKALGKGHPEVASSLNDLAVLKLAQRRVNAAVPLFARAFAISELRLRNEALDFSEARLASFLQYLRINEERLYSLVRAYPDNARVRDLALGAALLLKGRSAEETAGISRAVYRSLGPEEQGTFSRLRGLRNQLATLSLHGPGSLSPMAYQRRLQELAGQGNALEAELAKRSAPLRALAALPPLSRITGHVAAALPQEGALIEFIAYEDRPLVPKSGMSVSQQDHPLRYLALVLLPDATIRVCDLGPAGPIDAAAARLRDALASRDADFQPHAQALYQLVFQPLLPLLGKAHRLFLSPDGQLGLVPFAALHDGHRFLVDAFDFTAVTSGKDLLPRPQKTAPATSIVVLADPDFSAAPSAQPFSVAGASAQPERPGARGVALGPLPGTRQEAEAIQRLLPQAKLFLGPEATKERLLHLPAAPGILHLATHGFFLEDVSGPSQSRAVGHFGALGEDVFAESPSDPLLRSGLFFAGASAPVSGASSGMPSPLDSSLVTALELAGLNLWGTQLVVLSACDTGRGDVRLGQGVYGLRRAFIVAGAETVVMSLWKVNDDSTQQLMEAYYRNLLAGRGRATAMREAMRGLRATQPHPYHWAPFIVLGRDAPLRGWEPRPLEPSLTSPSARRR; encoded by the coding sequence ATGACGGTGGCACTCCTGTGTTGCTCCGCCGGAGCAGCGGCCGGGGAGGGGACACCCGCCGATGCGCGGTTGCAGGAGTCGCAGACGGCCTATGACGGGGCGAAAGCGCTCCAGGCGGCGGGCAAATACGCCGAGGCCGCCGTGCAAGCAGCGCGTGCCCTCGTGCTGAGGGAGGCGTTGCTCGGAGGCCAGCACCCCGAGACCGCCAGCTCCCTGAACCTGCTCGGTGAGTTGCACCAGGTGCAGGGAGACTTTGCCCGGGCCGAGCCACTGCTTCAGCGGGGGCTCGCCATCCGGGAAGCGGCCTTTGGCAAGCACCATCTCAGCGTGGCCCAATCGCTCAATGCCCTGGCGACCCTCTACAAGGTTCAAGGGTTCTATGACCGGGCGGCGCCGCTCTGCGAGCGGGGGCTCGCCATCCGGGAGGCGGCCCTCGGCAAGAACCATCTTGACGTGGCCCAATCGCTCAACACCCTGGCCAACCTCTTCCGGGCCCAGGGGATGTACGGCCGGGCCGAGCCGCTGTATGTCCGCGCGATTGCCATCCGGGAAGAGATCCTTGGCGGGAGCCATCCCGCCACCGCCGCCTTGCTCAATAACCTCGCATCCCTCTATTTCGAGCAGGGGATGTATGGCCGGGCAGGGCCTCTGTACGAGCGCGCGCTCGCCGTGGCGGAAGAGGCTCTGGGCAAGCATCACCTCACCACGGGCCAGTTCCTCAACAACCTTGCCAATGTCTACAAATCCCAGGGGTTGTACAGCCAAGCCGAACTCTTGTACGCGCGTGCGCTCGCCATCATGGAAGAGACCTTTGGCGCGAACCATCTCAACGTTGCCCAGGCGCTCAGCAACCTGGCCTCGCTCTTCTGGGAGCAGGGCATGTATGGCCGGGCGGAGCCGCTGTGCCAACGTGCGCTCGCCGTGGCGGAAGCAGCCCTTGGCAAGAATCATCCCGAGGTGGCCGCCTCGCTCAACATCCTCGCCAGTATCTACCGGGAACAGGGCCGGTACGGCCGTGCCGAGTCCCTGTTCGAGCGCTCACTCGCCATTCAGGAAAAAGCCCTTGGCAAGGGCCATCCCGAGGTGGCCTCCTCACTCAATGATCTCGCTGTGCTCAAGCTGGCTCAACGCCGTGTGAATGCGGCCGTTCCACTTTTCGCGCGCGCTTTCGCCATCTCCGAATTGCGCCTGCGCAATGAGGCCCTCGACTTTTCCGAAGCGCGCCTGGCCAGCTTTCTCCAGTATCTGCGCATCAACGAGGAGCGGCTCTACTCGCTGGTACGCGCCTATCCAGACAATGCTCGCGTGAGGGATCTGGCCCTGGGCGCGGCCCTGCTGCTCAAGGGACGTTCCGCAGAGGAGACGGCCGGTATTTCCCGCGCCGTCTACCGGAGCCTGGGCCCTGAGGAGCAGGGGACCTTCTCGCGGCTGCGAGGGCTGCGCAATCAGTTGGCCACCCTCTCGCTTCACGGTCCTGGCTCGCTCTCGCCCATGGCCTACCAACGCCGGCTCCAGGAACTCGCCGGGCAGGGCAATGCCCTCGAAGCCGAGCTGGCCAAGCGCTCCGCCCCCCTGCGCGCGCTGGCCGCGCTGCCACCGCTTTCCCGCATCACCGGCCACGTCGCCGCGGCCTTGCCCCAGGAGGGGGCCCTCATCGAGTTCATTGCCTATGAGGACCGCCCGCTCGTGCCCAAGTCCGGCATGTCCGTGAGCCAGCAGGACCACCCGCTGCGCTACCTGGCCTTGGTGCTCTTGCCGGACGCCACCATCCGGGTCTGTGATCTGGGACCCGCCGGGCCCATTGACGCCGCCGCCGCTCGCCTACGGGATGCCCTGGCGAGCCGGGATGCGGACTTTCAACCGCATGCCCAGGCGCTCTACCAGCTTGTGTTCCAGCCCCTGTTGCCGTTGCTGGGAAAGGCTCACCGTCTTTTCCTCTCACCGGATGGCCAGCTGGGATTGGTGCCTTTTGCCGCCTTGCACGATGGCCACCGGTTCCTGGTGGACGCCTTCGACTTTACCGCCGTCACCTCCGGGAAGGACCTGCTGCCCCGTCCCCAGAAGACGGCTCCGGCCACTTCCATCGTTGTCCTGGCGGATCCGGATTTCAGTGCCGCGCCTTCCGCCCAGCCCTTCTCCGTGGCAGGGGCTTCCGCCCAGCCCGAGCGTCCTGGCGCGCGGGGTGTGGCGCTCGGCCCACTGCCCGGCACTCGCCAGGAAGCAGAGGCCATCCAGCGGCTGCTTCCCCAGGCCAAGCTCTTCCTGGGCCCCGAGGCCACCAAGGAACGGCTGCTGCACCTGCCGGCGGCCCCCGGCATTCTCCACCTGGCGACCCATGGGTTCTTCCTGGAAGACGTCTCCGGGCCTTCACAGTCCCGCGCCGTGGGCCACTTTGGCGCCTTGGGCGAAGACGTGTTCGCCGAGAGCCCGTCGGATCCGCTGCTGCGCTCCGGCCTCTTCTTCGCGGGGGCAAGCGCCCCGGTGTCTGGCGCCTCCAGCGGAATGCCCTCTCCGTTGGACAGCTCGCTCGTGACCGCGCTGGAGTTGGCGGGCCTCAACCTGTGGGGCACCCAGCTGGTTGTCCTGTCCGCCTGTGACACGGGCCGGGGCGACGTCCGGCTGGGGCAGGGCGTCTACGGGCTGCGCCGCGCCTTCATCGTGGCGGGGGCGGAGACCGTGGTGATGAGCTTGTGGAAGGTGAACGACGACTCCACCCAGCAGCTGATGGAGGCCTACTACCGCAACCTGCTGGCGGGGCGGGGACGGGCCACCGCCATGCGCGAGGCCATGCGCGGGCTGCGTGCTACCCAGCCCCATCCCTACCATTGGGCGCCCTTTATCGTCTTGGGCCGGGATGCGCCGCTGCGCGGGTGGGAACCCCGTCCCCTGGAGCCATCGCTCACGAGCCCATCGGCTCGGCGACGATGA
- a CDS encoding VOC family protein has protein sequence MEQTKPRTGFPILAVRELPPVLAFYRDVLGGEVVYQFPEEQPAYLSLRIGDAELGLGTHANPPRGPSQVSLWFYVDSVDETIQKAIAAGAPVTAPPENQPWGERIARLVDPTGIEVIVAEPMGS, from the coding sequence ATGGAGCAGACGAAACCGCGCACGGGATTTCCCATCCTGGCAGTCCGCGAACTCCCCCCGGTGCTGGCGTTCTATCGCGACGTGCTGGGCGGCGAGGTGGTCTACCAGTTTCCGGAGGAGCAACCAGCCTACCTCTCGTTGCGCATCGGGGACGCGGAGCTGGGGCTGGGCACTCACGCCAACCCGCCCCGTGGCCCGAGCCAGGTCTCCCTGTGGTTCTACGTCGACAGTGTCGACGAGACCATCCAGAAGGCCATCGCCGCGGGCGCCCCCGTGACCGCCCCTCCCGAGAACCAACCCTGGGGCGAGCGCATTGCCCGCCTTGTCGATCCAACGGGCATCGAGGTCATCGTCGCCGAGCCGATGGGCTCGTGA